In a genomic window of Octopus bimaculoides isolate UCB-OBI-ISO-001 chromosome 25, ASM119413v2, whole genome shotgun sequence:
- the LOC106875170 gene encoding neuferricin isoform X1: MVTMVNYRLSLLIVASAIALPWLLTTLGCCPDFLVDIANWLKVTDLLSQVKNVWSFPYSFGSKKSDNDHSTPVSASPHTLDPDKLEETASGVFTKSELSKYTGERESAPIYLAVLGQVFDVSSGRKFYGPGNPYSFFSGRDASGAFVTGDFTEKGLTDDIEGFTGNQLIGIGEWVDFYKENYKHIGYVSGKFYTNDGKPTKVLERINAKVAKFNKQQEMDKLRASRPPCNIETDHKTGTKVWCTQKSGGVLRNWVGVPRLMYRPGDSTLSCVCVQLSSLTEHEKRSSAIRSYPGCEPTSTSCKVPNNFNMDTLL, translated from the exons ATGGTCACCATGGTTAATTACCGGTTGAGTTTACTGATAGTCGCATCTGCTATTGCTCTTCCCTGGTTACTAACCACATTAGGATGTTGTCCAGACTTCCTTGTTGATATTGCTAACTGGTTAAAAGTCACCGATCTTCTCAGCCAGGTGAAAAATGTGTGGAGTTTTCCATATTCATTTGGTTCCAAAAAGTCGGATAACGATCATTCAACCCCAGTGTCCGCATCGCCTCACACTTTAGATCCAGACAAGCTAGAAGAAACAGCTTCGGGCGTTTTCACAAAGTCCGAACTGTCTAAATACACAGGTGAACGAGAGTCAGCTCCTATTTATCTAGCTGTCTTAGGCCAGGTTTTTGATGTCAGTTCAGGCAGGAAATTTTATGGTCCAGGAAATCCCTACAGTTTCTTCTCAG GTCGAGATGCTTCTGGTGCTTTTGTGACTGGAGATTTCACAGAGAAGGGCTTGACTGATGACATTGAGGGCTTTACAGGAAACCAGTTAATAGGTATTGGAGAATGGGTTGACTTTTATAAAGAAAACTACAAACATATCG GCTACGTTTCTGGTAAGTTCTATACCAATGATGGTAAGCCTACAAAAGTCTTGGAAAGAATCAATGCAAAGGTTGCAAAATTTAACAAACAGcaagaaatggataaattaaGAGCCAGCAGACCACCTTGCAACATAGAAACAGACCATAAAACAGGCACCAAAGTGTGGTGCACACAAAAGAG tggtggtgtgcTGCGGAATTGGGTTGGTGTGCCACGTCTGATGTACAGACCAGGGGACAGCAcgctgtcatgtgtgtgtgtacagctgtCATCCTTGACTGAACATGAAAAACGCTCATCTGCAATTCGAAGCTACCCAGGGTGTGAACCAACATCCACGTCTTGTAAAGTCCCCAACAACTTCAACATGGACACCCTTTTATAG
- the LOC106875170 gene encoding neuferricin isoform X2, with protein sequence MVTMVNYRLSLLIVASAIALPWLLTTLGCCPDFLVDIANWLKVTDLLSQVKNVWSFPYSFGSKKSDNDHSTPVSASPHTLDPDKLEETASGVFTKSELSKYTGERESAPIYLAVLGQVFDVSSGRKFYGPGNPYSFFSGRDASGAFVTGDFTEKGLTDDIEGFTGNQLIGIGEWVDFYKENYKHIGYVSGKFYTNDGKPTKVLERINAKVAKFNKQQEMDKLRASRPPCNIETDHKTGTKVWCTQKRPGDSTLSCVCVQLSSLTEHEKRSSAIRSYPGCEPTSTSCKVPNNFNMDTLL encoded by the exons ATGGTCACCATGGTTAATTACCGGTTGAGTTTACTGATAGTCGCATCTGCTATTGCTCTTCCCTGGTTACTAACCACATTAGGATGTTGTCCAGACTTCCTTGTTGATATTGCTAACTGGTTAAAAGTCACCGATCTTCTCAGCCAGGTGAAAAATGTGTGGAGTTTTCCATATTCATTTGGTTCCAAAAAGTCGGATAACGATCATTCAACCCCAGTGTCCGCATCGCCTCACACTTTAGATCCAGACAAGCTAGAAGAAACAGCTTCGGGCGTTTTCACAAAGTCCGAACTGTCTAAATACACAGGTGAACGAGAGTCAGCTCCTATTTATCTAGCTGTCTTAGGCCAGGTTTTTGATGTCAGTTCAGGCAGGAAATTTTATGGTCCAGGAAATCCCTACAGTTTCTTCTCAG GTCGAGATGCTTCTGGTGCTTTTGTGACTGGAGATTTCACAGAGAAGGGCTTGACTGATGACATTGAGGGCTTTACAGGAAACCAGTTAATAGGTATTGGAGAATGGGTTGACTTTTATAAAGAAAACTACAAACATATCG GCTACGTTTCTGGTAAGTTCTATACCAATGATGGTAAGCCTACAAAAGTCTTGGAAAGAATCAATGCAAAGGTTGCAAAATTTAACAAACAGcaagaaatggataaattaaGAGCCAGCAGACCACCTTGCAACATAGAAACAGACCATAAAACAGGCACCAAAGTGTGGTGCACACAAAAGAG ACCAGGGGACAGCAcgctgtcatgtgtgtgtgtacagctgtCATCCTTGACTGAACATGAAAAACGCTCATCTGCAATTCGAAGCTACCCAGGGTGTGAACCAACATCCACGTCTTGTAAAGTCCCCAACAACTTCAACATGGACACCCTTTTATAG